From Branchiostoma lanceolatum isolate klBraLanc5 chromosome 16, klBraLanc5.hap2, whole genome shotgun sequence:
tggtagatggaatctttctgaagtctggggtgaaatttttatgacagaatatgcaaattaaagaggcataaaatcttaattaatgacgtcataggtgccgtaatattattgcatattgacgtctttatccaaggcttgaagattctgaaaaaaaattccataatactgccttttttccgttccaaaggcggtactattcatatctgggctttggtgcccccctccctcataatcccccccccccccccccgacacagcatgcaatgtcaaattaaggcttccctcacgtgtacgctgttcattcagtcgctttgattacggcggcgattgatataagttaggcactggatttgactgtaagcataaatttggaacactctcttcgcatttttacctaaggagggatagtacgcaaagtgtaggtaagttaagcgctatttaagaggaaactgggaaatcgaatgttaagttccttgctcctagaagccttaactttttttcgctttgttggtagcaaatagtagtctgataggttctccacgcacccatagagagtttattactctacccgcttccttctccgtcaatttcaccgataatgggttctgactggcaaaagaatggtgtatttcacacatttggtgtgccttgcgcttcttaagaggacattcacggcacaattctacaaattcgacgtcggacgactttgatttggaaagcgcaaatcctgtgctaccacttcatgtcaaaatctgcgattttcatcggtgcaatcaagcgcgacgaaccaaaacgcaatcccactcagttgccctgtgattcccgtgacgtcacttcgtgacgtcatccttatattcgcttttagaaggtctagcgttaagtgtgaggcccagaaacgacggaactgccatagatatcgtcggccgcggacccgtgaagattttcccgccggttttgcatgttttccgtaaagcgttttgatagtagcttacatttttcattgctctttctgattgtgacgtcaatgttctgtcagggtttgaatatgcggcaaatgtcgagggagcgctgtattttctatatggctttaagcatgtcctgcgggaaaagtgaccatcgcagccaaatgaaatttggatatatggtagatggaatctttctgaagtctggggtgaaatttttatgacagaatatgcaaattaaagaggcataaaatcttaattaatgacgtcataggtgccgtaatattattgcatattgacgtctttatccaaggcttgaagattctgaaaaaaaattccataatactgccttttttccgttccaaaggcggtactattcatatctgggctttggtgcccccctccctcataatcccccccccccccccgacacagcatgcaatgtcaaattaaggcttccctcacgtgtacgctgttcattcagtcgctttgattacggcggcgattgatataagttaggcactggatttgactgtaagcataaatttggaacactctcttcgcatttttacctaaggagggatagtacgcaaagtgtaggtaagttaagcgctatttaagaggaaactgggaaatcgaatgttaagttccttgctcctagaagccttaactttttttcgctttgttggtagcaaatagtagtctgataggttctccacgcacccatagagagtttattactctacccgcttccttctccgtcaatttcaccgataatgggttctgactggcaaaagaatggtgtatttcacacatttggtgtgccttgcgcttcttaagaggacattcacggcacaattctacaaattcgacgtcggacgactttgatttggaaagcgcaaatcctgtgctaccacttcatgtcaaaatctgcgattttcatcggtgcaatcaagcgcgacgaaccaaaacgcaatcccactcagttgccctgtgattcccgtgacgtcacttcgtgacgtcatccttatattcgcttttagaaggtctagcgttaagtgtgaggcccagaaacgacggaactgccatagatatcgtcggccgcggacccgtgaagattttcccgccggttttgcatgttttccgtaaagcgttttgatagtagcttacatttttcattgctctttctgattgtgacgtcaatgttctgtcagggtttgaatatgcggcaaatgtcgagggagcgctgtattttctatatggctttaagcatgtcctgcgggaaaagtgaccatcgcagccaaatgaaatttggatatatggtagatggaatctttctgaagtctggggtgaaatttttatgacagaatatgcaaattaaggttcaggttcggaattgttttgaccaaggacctaagtagtgcgtgaagataagacgcaaatcctaggttttctcgttatTTTTtactcccgatttttcggctatcgctatagcagtgcgttatctttcatatttcctgaaaaacccgatcttcgtagcgttttacggtttccgagttttggtcgtccgcgggtacttcctggtattagtgcgcgatgacggtaacgcggctttgtcgcctgattacccgaatcgtgcgttctatgtgcgttttgcgtggtttcgcaccatcggggattgcggaaaacgtatcctcacgatttttttcatttttcctaattgcacagacagaatgatgacctttatttccatagcagtcattatcctaggaaaacttttattttccttccagcggccttggaagaatgccctaaaaatagcagttttggggatgaaaattccttttagtgacggttttcactaaaaatgacgtttccacagaaaatatcaaattcgtctgtcgttcgaagataagtcacccctatccatcagaaacattgaatcggccgaaaagggatgtttggaaaagcgctattgcctttctgggaacgagtcaggtcggccccgaattttaaaaaaaactccgaaccgagaccatAACGTATGGGAATTTTTTGTTGCTGCCGACAACGTATTGGAACTTCTTCTTACTGTTGACGACGTAGGTGAACTTGTTGCTACCGATAACGTAGGTGAATTTGTTGCTACCGATAACGTATGGGAACTTCTTGTTGCTGTCGATAACGTATGGGAATTTTTTGTTGCTGCCGATAACGTAAGGGAACTTCTTCTTACTGTCGACGACGTAGGTGAACTTGTTGCTACCGATAACGTAGGTGAATTTGTTGCTACCGATAACGTATGGGAACTTCTTGTTCCTGTCGACAACGGAAGTGAATTTGTTGCTACCGATAACGTAGGTGAATTTGTTGCTGCCGATAACGTATGGGAACTTCTTGTTGCTGTCGACAACAGAAGTGAATTTGTTTCTACCGATAACGTAGGTGAACTTGTTGCTACCGATAACGTATGGGAACCTCTTGTTGCTGTCGACGACGTAGGTGAATTTATTGCTACCGATAACGTAGGTGAATTTGTTGCTACCGATAACGTATGGGAACTTCTTGTTGCTGTCGACGACGTAGGTGAATTTGTTGCTAGCGATAACGTATGGGAACTTCTTGTTGCTGTCGATAACGTATGGGAATTTTTTGTTGCTGCCGATAACGTATTGGAACTTCTTCTTACTGTCGACGACGTAGGTGAACTTGTTGCTACCGATAACGTAGGTGAATTTGTTGCTGCCGATAACGTATGGGAACTTCTTGTTGCTGTCGACAACGGAAGTGAATTTGTTTCTACCGATAACGTAGGTGAATCTGTTGCTACCGGTAACGTATGGGAACTTCTTGTTACTGCCGATAACGTATGGGAACTTGTTGCTGCTTCCGACGACGTAGGTATATTTGTTGCTTCCAATGACGTAGGGGAATCTGTTGCTAGCGATGACGTATGGGAACTTGTTGTTTCTGTCGACGACGTAGGTAAATTTGTTGCTACCGATGACGTAGGGGGATTTGTTGCTAGCGATGACGTATGGGAACTTGTTGTTTCTGCCGACGACGAAAGTAAATTTGTTGCTGTCGTCTGAACCGCCAAAACATTTGTAGTGACTTCTGTACTGTTGTGGCTTGAAACTTTCAGGATGGAAATTTCAGTGGAAGCCCCTAGAGGGGAAGTCGAAGCTTTGAGCACATCTGTTGTTGTCTCAACAGTCGAAGCACTTGTAGTGACTTCTGTGCTGGTAGTTGGCGCGTcagtagagaccacgtctgtcgtctgtaACGCCTCGGTTGTTGTTAAGGACGCTGACGAAGTCTCAGTAGATGTGGGCAAGTCGCTGCTTGTCTctgtaggcatcgcttctgttgtgacaactgttgttggcgcctctgtagttgcctgtgttgtCAAGTCGGTGCTTGCGATgcctgtggaggcttggctcGAAACTTTCAGGGTGGAGATTTCAGTGGAAGCTCTTAGAGAGGTGGTAAAAGTTTTGAGCACATCTGTTGTTGTCTCAACTGTCGAAGCACTTGTAGTGACTTCTGTACTGGTAGTTGGCGCGTcagtagagaccacgtctgtcgtctgcaacgCCTCGGTTGTTGATGACTGCGCTGACGAAGTCTCAACAGATGTGCGCAGGTAGCTATTGGTTTCTGTAGGCATCACTTCTGTTGTCACAACTCTTGTCGGCGCCTGTGTAATAAAATGTGTTGTCAAGTCGGTGCTTGTATCTGGAGGAATCACTTCTGTTGTCATAACTGTGGTTGGTGCCCCTGTTGTTGCCTGTGTTGTCAATTCGGTGattgcgaggcctgtggaggcttggcCTGAAacttgcagggtggagatttcgGTGAAAGTCCCAAAAGGGGAAGTCGCAGTTGTCTCAACCGTCGATGCACTTGTAGTGATTTCTGTGCTGGTAGTTGGCGCGTCGGTAGAGACCACGTATGTCGTCTGCAACGCCTCGACTGTTCTTGAGAGCGCTAACGAAGTCTCAGCAGGTGTTGTCAAATCGGTGCTTGTCTCTGTGGTCATCACTCCTGTAGTctcaactgttgttggcgcctctgtagttacCTGTCTTGTCAAGTCGCTGCTTGTCTCTGTAGGCATCACTTCTGTTTTCACGACTGtggttggcgcctctgtagttacATGTCTTGTCAAGTCggtgcttgcgaggcctgtggaggcttggcttgaaacCTGCAGGGTGGAAATATTGTCGGTGGAAGCTCCTAGACTGGAAGTCGCAGTTGTCTCAACCGTCGAAGCACCTTTAGTGGCTTCTGTGCTGGTAGTTGGCGCGTcagtagagaccacgtctgtcgtctgcaacgCATCGGTTGTTGTTGACTGCGATGACGAAGTCTCAGCAGATGTGGGCAGGTAGCTGCTGGTCTCTGTAGGCATCACTTCTGTTGTCACGACTGTGGTTGGCGCCTGTGTTATAACATATCTTGTCAAGTCGGTGCTTGTATCTGAAGGAATCACTTCTGTTGTAACAACTGTGGTTGGTGCCTCTGTTGTTACATGTGTTGTCAAGTCGGTGCTTGTCTCTGTTGTCAGCCCTTCTGTTGTCACAACTGTGGTTGGCGCATCTGTAGTAACCTGTGTTGACAAGTCGGTGCTTCTCTCTGTTGTCAGCCCTTCTGCTGTCACAACTGtggttggcgcctctgtagttgcctgtgttgtCAAGTCGGTGCTTGTTTCTGTTGTCATCTCTTTTGTTGTCACAACTGTGGTTGGCGCATCTGTAGTTACCTGTGTTGACAAGTCGGTGCTTCTCTCTGTTGTCAGCCCTTCTGTTGTCACAACTGTgattggcgcctctgtagttgcctgtgttgtCAAGTCGGTGCTTGTCTCTGTTGTCAGCACGTCTGTTGTCACAACTGtggttggcgcctctgtagttacCTGTGTTGTCAAGTCGGTGCTTGTCTCTGTTGTCAGCCCTTCTGTTGTCACAATCGTGGTTGGTGCCTCTGTAGTTACCTGTGTTGTCAAGTCGGCGCTTGTCTCTGTTGTCAGCCCTTCTTTTGTCACAACTGCGGTTGGTGCTTCTGTAGTTACACGTGTTGTCAAGTCAGTGCTTGACTCTGTTGTCAGCATCGCTTCTATTGTCACAACCGtggttggcgcctctgtagttacACGTGTTGTTAAGTCGGTGCTTGTCTCTGTTGtcacaactgttgttggcgcctctgtagttgcctgtgttgtCAAGTCGTTGCGTGTTTCTGTTGTCAGCCCTTCTGTTATCAGAACTGTGGTTGGTGCCTCTGTAGTTACCTGTGTTGTCAAGTCGGTGCCTGTCTCTGTTTTCAGCCCTTCTGTGGTTACAACTGTAGTTGGGGCacctgttgttacatgtacatgtgttgtcaAGTCGGTGCTTGTCTCTGTTGTCAGCCCTTCTGTTGTCACAACTGtggttggcgcctctgtagttacATGTGTTGTCAAGTCGGTGCTTGTTTCTGTTGTCAGCTCTTCTGTTGGCACAATCGTGGTTGGTGCCTTTGTAGTTTCATGTGTTGTCGATTCGGTGCTTGTCTCTGTTGTCAGTCCTTCTGTTGTCACAACTGTGGTTGGTGCCTTTGTAGTTTCATGTGTTGTTGATTCGGTGCTTGTCTCTGTTGTCAGTCCTTCTGTTGTCACAACTGTTGTTGGTGCCTTTGTAGTTTCATGTGTTGTCAAGTCGGTGCTTGTCTCTGGATAAGATAAGATGTATTTTattgcactgcacgaaatggcctcgtatcccggcgtatacgtacagggattcctccggaaatattccatatcccggtgcggatttagcgtatccgataaaattaacggatacgctaaatccgcaccgggatatggaatatttccggaggaatccctgtccgtatacgccgggatacgaggccatttcgtgcagtgttggtTTATCGCAGTTTGcatacactgaattaaaaaccaatgtacagtacGTTCACAAGTTTCACTGCTGTCGGCGTACATAATCTTATTCGTATATAAAATCCGGTACATAGAACACATTACAGACAATGTTGTTACTCCAAAAAAGAATGTCAACAGTCACCAATATGGTGCAGACAAAGATACTAGTTACTGAACTGTACATTACCAAGGCAAACATACCGAGATTCAGTGTTCTGTTGTCTGTTGTTGACGACGTAGGCTTATTCGTTTTTGCTGACGTTGTTGCTGACGACGTAAGGGAATTCGTTAATTCTGACGACGTAGGTAAATTCGTTGTTGCTGGCGTTGTTGCTGACGACGTAGGAAAATTCGTTGTTGCTAATTTTGTTGCTGACGACGTAGGGAAATTTGTTGTTGCTGACGACGTAGAGGAATTTGTTGTTGCTGACGTTGTTCCTGACGTTGTTGCTGACGACTTAGGTAAATTCGTTGTGGCTGACGTTGTTGCTGACGACGTAGTAAATTTCGTTGTTGCTGACGTTGTTGCTGATGACGTAGATAAATTCGTTGTTGCTGGCAATGTAGGGGAATTCGTTGTTGCTGACGTTGTTGCTGACGACGTAGGTAAATTCGTTGTTGCTGAGGTGGTTTCTGACGACGTAGGAAATTTTGTTTCTGACGTTGTTGATGACGACGTAGGTAAATTCGTTGTTGCTGACGTTGTTGCTGACGACGTAGGTAAATTCGTTGTTGCTGACGTTGTTTCTGACGACGTAGgaaattttgttgttgctgacgTCGTTGCTGACGACGTAGTAAAATTCGTTGTTGCTGATGTTGTTTCTGACGACGTAGAAAACTTCGCTGTTGCTGACGTTGTTACTGGCGACGTAGTAAAATTCGTTGTTGCTGACGACGTAGGTAGATTCGTTGTCGCTGATGTTGTTGCTGACGACGTAGGTAAATTCGTTGTTGCCGGCAACGTAGGAAAATTCGTTGTTGCTGACGTCATTGCTGATGACGTAGGTAAATTCGTTGTTGCTGACGTTGCTGCTGACGACGCAGGTAAATTCGTTGTTGCTGACGTTGTTTCTGACGACGTATGAAATTTTGTTGCTGCTGACCTAGTTGCTGACGACGTTGTAAAATTCGTTGTTGCTGACGTTGTTTCTGACGACGTAGGAAACGTTGTTGTTGCTGACGTTGTTACTGACGACGTTGTAAAATTCGTTGTTGCTGACGAAGTAGGTAAATTTGTTGTCGCCGATGTTGTTGCTGACGACGTAGGTATATGTGTTGCTGGCAACGTAGGGGAATTCGTTGTTGCTGACGTTGTTGCTGATGACGTAGGTAAATTCGTTGTTGCTGACGTTGTTGTTGACGACGTAGTAAAATTGGTTGTTGCTGACGACGTAGGTAAATTCGATGTTGCTAAGGACGTACGAAAATGTGTTGTCGCTGGTGACGTACGGGAATTTGTTGTTGCCGATGACGTATGCAAATTCGTTGTCGCTGACGTTGTTGCTGACGACCTAGGTACATTCGTTGTTGCTGACGTTGTTGGCGATGACGTAGGTAAATTCGTTGTTGCTGACGTTGCTTCTGACGACGTAGGAAAATTCGTTGTTCCTGACGACGTAGGAAACTTTCTTGTTGCTGACGTTGTTTCTGACGACAAAGGAAACCTTGTTGCTGCTGACGTTGTTGCTGATGACGTTGTAAAATTCGTTGTTGCTGACGAAGTAGGTAAATTCGTTGTCGCTGATGTTGTTGCTGACGACGTAGGTAAATTTGTTGCTGGCAACGTAGGTAAATTCGTTGTTGCTGACGTTGTTGCTGATGACGTAGGTAAATTCGTTGTTGCTGACGTTGTTGTTGACGACGTAGTAAAATTCGTTGTTGCTGACGACGTAGTAAAATTCGTTGTTGCTGACGACGTAGGTAAATTCGATGTTGCTAAGGACGTACGAAAATGTGTTGTCGCTGGCGACGTACGGGAATTTGTTGTTGCCGATGACGTATGCAAATTCGTTGTCGCTGACGTTGTTCCTGACGACCTAAGTAAATTCGTTGTCGCTGACGTTGTTGGTGATGACGTAGGTAAATTCGTTGTTGCTGACGTTGCTGCTGACGACGTAGGAAAATTCGTTGTTCCTGACGACGTAGGAAACTTTCTTGTTGCTGACGTTGTTTCTGACGACAAAGGAAACCTTGTTGCTGCTGACGTTGCTGCTGACGACGTAGGGTCATTCGTTGTTCCTGACGTTCTTGCTGACGATGTAGGAAACTTTGTTGTTGCTGACGTGGTTTCTGACGACGTAGGAAACCTTGTTCCTGCTGACGTTGTTGCTGACGACGTAGATAAATTCGTTGTTGCTGGCAACGTGGGGGGATTCGTTGTTGCTGACACTGTTGCTGACGACGTAGGGGAATTTGTTGTTGCTGACGTTGTTGCTGACGACGTAAGGGAACTCGTTGTTGCTGACGACGTAGGTAAATTCGTTGTAGCTAATGTTGTTGCTGATGACGTAGGTAACTTCGTTGTTGCTGACGTCGTAGGTAAATTCGTTGTTGCTGACGACGTAGGTAAATTCGTCGTTGCTGATGTAGAAAAATTCGTTGTTGCCGACGACGTAGGGGAATTTGTTGTCGCTGACGACGTAGGTAATTTCGTGGTTGCTGACGACTTAGGTAAATTCGTTGTTATTGACGACTTAGGTAAAAACGTTGTTGGGAAAGTTGTAGGTAAATTCTTTGTTGCCGACGACGTAGGTAAATTCTTTGTTGGCGACGACGTAGGTAAATTCGTTGTTATTGACGACGTAGGTAATTTCGTTGTTGGAAACGTTGTAGGTAATTTCGTTGTTGCCGACGACGTATGTAAATTCGTTTTTCCTGACGACGTAGGTACATTCGGTGTTGCTGACGACGTAGGTAATTTCGCTGATACTGACGTCGTAGGTAAAAACGTTGTTGCTGACGACGTAGGTAATTTCGTTGTTGCTGACGACGTAGAGGAATTCGTCGTTGCTGATGACGTAGAAAAATTCGTTGTTGCTGACGACGTAGGGGAATTTGTTGTCGCTGACATCGTAGGTAAAAACGTTGTTGGCAACGTCGTAGGAAAATTCGTTGTTGCTGACGACGTAGGTAAATTCGTTGTTGCTGACGACGTATGGGAATTCATCGTTGCTGATGACGTAGAAAAATTCTTTGGTGCAGACGACGTAGTGGAATTTGTTGTTGCTGACGACGTAGGCAATTTCGTTGTTGCTGCCCACGTTGGTAAATTCGTTGTTGCGGACGACGTAGGAAAATTTGTTGGTACTGATGACGAAGGTAAAATCGTTGCTACCGATGACGTGTTGGAACTTGTTGATGCTCCCTGCGTATGTAAATTCGttgtttctgatgtttttgaTGAAGTCATTGGTACTGATGACGTTGTAGAATTCGGGGTTGGTGAATTTGTCGGCTCCGAAGACGTAGGTGAGGTTGATACTGCCGATGGCGAAGGTGAAATTATATCCAGACTTTTGTGAATCTATATGTTTTACTATGTTCATATTTTCTGAACTTCCAAATACAGTAAGTATGAAAGCCCCGTCATTCACTGTCTATAGGATTATAGCATGTTTAATTGATCATGGTAATTAGGTTTTTATTTGTGTTGCATCTATCCGTCGATGTGCCTCACtgcctcagttacatatgtcacgtgtgaatagtcctatcatggaacgcaTTTCCTTTCTGAATGTTcttcatcaattatgaaaattgagTCAAGATTTCCATGATTTGTCATCTTGTATGTCAATAATTACTAAAGCTCCCGACATGGTAAAATCAAGGTTTTTTCCAACTCAAATCCAGAGTTATCTCCTTATAaatgttgaaaaacaattaCTTACTAGGCGAATTTAGAACCTAGAAACGATCGAGTAAACACAGCAATGCTGTTAAGCAGGCGGACTTTATTGACATCCAATATTCTATGAATTAGATACTAATTTAATCGTATCCACGTGATACTCGCAAAGAAGAAACTTGCAAAGGTGGTTTGATGTCGCTAGGCGGCCTCTCGTTCACATAAGATAGCTGGCATTGCACGAAGACGCTCTTATGGCCTATTCTTTCTTGTTTTGGCCGCAATTTTCTATCCATACGTTGGAGAGGCCTGGTGAAGTCCTTTCATTTTCGTTACATTTCGTTTCGCAACGGATTAGAATTACGCCGTAGCCTTTATAACGAGATTTAGCTGGTCCTTGGGATTTGAGATTTATCATGGGTGAATTAAGACACTAAAACTGAGATTTAGTATGTGACTGccttagttagttagttagtgagtgagtgagtgagtgagtgagtgagtgagtgaagacaGGACAGTGTCATATGGGAAGAATACAAGAAACCCACATTAACTCATGAGCTCAGGACTGTTACATGTCGGACAAATAGATTCAGAGAGCTTCCTTTACCATATCTTGTCAAATCACTCAATGACAGTTTAACTTATAACAAAACAAGGAAAGATTTCAGAACACAATATAAGTTTCAATCTTAGGTAACGCGGTTGAATGCAGATAACTATTCTCGTAAATTGTGTACTTGAATCTTGATTGCACagtttttggaaatttttttaaaataattttaGGTGTTTTCTGTTCATATGGCCAATGTATATGGCCCGAACTTTCTAAAAAATACTCAATTCAGCCAataaaccattaaaaaaaactcagTTGGCATAGCGATGTAAATCTTGTCAGATTATCTGTCAACATTATACATATTCACTGTTGAAGGATATATTTGCTACTTCTGTCTTTAGCATCATCCTCAGGAATTCTTATGACATAGTCTCATTTCCTGATTTTTAAAACCGTTCTGAATACGTAACGTGTCCTACCTTGTGCTGACGACCCTCGTGGTATTTGTAGCAGCACTGCGAAGATTGTTACCACCGTTACTAGTCGCAATGTTCTCGGCAAGGGTTTCCAGATACCTTTGGTCTTCACTCTCCAGTCTTCCAATAATATGCACATGGTGATAGCAGTAAACCGTGTTGCTAAAGACGATGGTGAGTTGCCGAATTGTCGAAGGGTACTTAGTggctgttgatgttgttgttgttgttgttgttgggtaACTTGTTGTTACACTCCCCTAGAGACAAATATTTCAATTACCTTACAAAATTACAATAGACTCCGCAAGCAGGATGTTACAATTTAAACTCTTGCACAAGTTTCTTGCTAGAAACAGAATGTTGTATGTTTGGAAAATCAAATGCACTTCGAAATGTTCTCTGTGCGGGGGTGGACGATGAAACAact
This genomic window contains:
- the LOC136422099 gene encoding mucin-2-like, producing the protein MTLRRQQQRQQQQGFLCRQKQRQQQESFLRRQEQRIFLRRQQQPTNLPTSSATTSATTNLPTSSATTNFTTSSATTSAATSNNVSDNEFAYVIGNNKFPYVTSDNTFSYVLSNIEFTYVVSNNQFYYVVNNNVSNNEFTYVISNNVSNNEFPYVASNTYTYVVSNNIGDNKFTYFVSNNEFYNVVSNNVSNNNVSYVVRNNVSNNEFYNVVTMTSATTNFPTLPATTNLPTSSATTSATTNLPTSSATTNFTTSPVTTSATAKFSTSSETTSATTNFTTSSATTSATTKFPTSSETTSATTNLPTSSATTSATTNLPTSSSTTSETKFPTSSETTSATTNLPTSSATTSATTNSPTLPATTNLSTSSATTSATTKFTTSSATTSATTNLPKSSATTSGTTSATTNSSTSSATTNFPTSSATKLATTNFPTSSATTPATTNLPTSSELTNSLTSSATTSAKTNKPTSSTTDNRTLNLETSTDLTTHETTKAPTTVVTTEGLTTETSTESTTHETTKAPTTVVTTEGLTTETSTESTTHETTKAPTTIVPTEELTTETSTDLTTHVTTEAPTTVVTTEGLTTETSTDLTTHVTTEAPTTVLITEGLTTETRNDLTTQATTEAPTTVVTTETSTDLTTRVTTEAPTTVVTIEAMLTTESSTDLTTRVTTEAPTAVVTKEGLTTETSADLTTQVTTEAPTTIVTTEGLTTETSTDLTTQVTTEAPTTVVTTDVLTTETSTDLTTQATTEAPITVVTTEGLTTERSTDLSTQVTTDAPTTVVTTKEMTTETSTDLTTQATTETSSSQSTTTDALQTTDVVSTDAPTTSTEATKGASTVETTATSSLGASTDNISTLQVSSQASTGLASTDLTRHVTTEAPTTVVKTEVMPTETSSDLTRQVTTEAPTTVETTGVMTTETSTDLTTPAETSLALSRTVEALQTTYVVSTDAPTTSTEITTSASTVETTATSPFGTFTEISTLQVSGQASTGLAITELTTQATTGAPTTVMTTEVIPPDTSTDLTTHFITQAPTRVVTTEVMPTETNSYLRTSVETSSAQSSTTEALQTTDVVSTDAPTTSTEVTTSASTVETTTDVLKTFTTSLRASTEISTLKVSSQASTGIASTDLTTQATTEAPTTVVTTEAMPTETSSDLPTSTETSSASLTTTEALQTTDVVSTDAPTTSTEVTTSASTVETTTDVLKASTSPLGASTEISILKVSSHNSTEVTTNVLAVQTTATNLLSSSAETTSSHTSSLATNPPTSSQQIHLRYR